One genomic region from Panthera tigris isolate Pti1 chromosome D1, P.tigris_Pti1_mat1.1, whole genome shotgun sequence encodes:
- the DUSP8 gene encoding dual specificity protein phosphatase 8, giving the protein MAGDRLPRKVMDAKKLASLLRGGPGGPLVIDSRSFVEYNSWHVLSSVNICCSKLVKRRLQQGKVTIAELIQPAVRGQVEATEPQDVVVYDQSTRDASVLAADSFLSILLSKLDGCFDSVAILTGGFATFSSCFPGLCEGKPAALLPMSLSQPCLPVPSVGLTRILPHLYLGSQKDVLNKDLMTQNGISYVLNASNSCPKPDFICESRFMRIPINDNYCEKLLPWLDKCIEFIDRAKLSSCQVIVHCLAGISRSATIAIAYIMKTMGMSSDDAYRFVKDRRPSISPNFNFLGQLLEYERSLKLLAALQGDGASHPGSPEPLPGPAAPLPPLPPPTSESAATGSAAASTVREGAPGAGGELPAPSSNPATSALQQGLRGLHLSSDRLQDTNRLKRSFSLDIKSAYAPSRRPDDPGPPDPGEAPKLCKLDSPSGGALGLPSPGPDSPDAAPESRPRLRRRPRPPAGSPARSPAHGLGLNFGDASRQTPRLGLSALSAPGLPGPGQPVGPGSWAPPLDSPGTPSPDGPWCFSPEGAQGAGGARFAPFGRAGAQGAGGGDLRRREAARAEVRDARTGWPEEPAPETQFKRRSCQMEFEEGMVEGRARGEELAALGKQASFSGSVEVIEVS; this is encoded by the exons ATGGCTGGGGACCGGCTCCCTCGGAAGGTGATGGATGCCAAGAAGCTAGCCAGCCTCCTGCGGGGCGGGCCTGGGGGGCCACTGGTCATCGACAGCCGCTCTTTCGTGGAGTACAACAGCTGGCACGTGCTCAGCTCCGTCAATATCTGCTGCTCCAAACTGGTGAAGCGACGGCTGCAGCAGGGCAAGGTGACCATCGCAGAGCTCATCCAGCCAGCCGTGCGCGGCCAG GTGGAGGCCACAGAGCCGCAGGACGTGGTAGTCTATGACCAGAGCACACGGGACGCCAGCGTGCTGGCTGCAGACAGCTTCCTCTCCATCCTGCTCAGCAAGCTGGACGGCTGCTTCGACAGCGTGGCCATCCTCACAG GGGGCTTTGCCAccttctcctcctgcttcccCGGCCTCTGTGAGGGCAAGCCTGCTGCCCTGCTGCCCATgagcctctcccagccctgcctgccgGTGCCCAGTGTGGGCCTGACCCGCATCCTGCCTCACCTCTACCTGGGCTCTCAGAAAGATGTCCTGAACAAG GATCTGATGACCCAGAACGGAATAAGCTATGTCCTCAACGCCAGCAACTCCTGCCCCAAGCCGGACTTCATCTGTGAGAGCCGCTTCATGCGCATTCCCATCAATGACAACTACTGCGAAAAGCTGCTGCCCTGGCTGGACAAGTGCATCGAGTTCATCG ATAGAGCTAAGCTGTCCAGCTGCCAAGTAATCGTCCACTGTCTGGCCGGCATCTCCCGCTCTGCCACCATCGCCATCGCTTACATCATGAAGACCATGGGCATGTCCTCCGATGACGCCTACAG GTTCGTGAAGGACCGGCGCCCGTCCATTTCGCCCAACTTCAACTTCCTGGGCCAGCTGCTGGAGTATGAGCGCAGCCTGAAGCTGCTGGCCGCCCTGCAGGGTGACGGGGCGTCCCACCCAGGGAGCCCCGAGCCCCTCCCGGGCCCTGCGGCCCCACTGCCGCCGCTGCCACCACCTACCTCAGAGAGCGCTGCCACCGGGAGCGCGGCGGCCAGCACAGTCAGGGAGGGCGCGCCCGGCGCGGGCGGGGAGCTCCCCGCGCCTTCCTCCAACCCCGCCACCAGCGCGCTGCAACAGGGCCTTCGTGGCCTGCACCTGTCCTCCGACCGCCTCCAGGACACCAACCGCCTGAAGCGCTCCTTCTCGCTGGACATCAAGTCGGCGTATGCCCCGAGCCGGCGGCCCGACGACCCCGGGCCCCCCGACCCTGGGGAGGCCCCCAAGCTCTGCAAGCTGGACAGCCCGTCGGGGGGCGCGCTGGGCCTGCCCTCGCCGGGCCCCGACAGCCCGGACGCGGCGCCGGAGTCGCGCCCGCGCCTCCGCCGGCGGCCGCGGCCTCCAGCCGGCTCCCCAGCGCGCTCCCCCGCGCACGGCCTCGGCCTGAACTTCGGCGATGCCTCCCGCCAGACTCCGCGGCTCGGCCTCTCGGCCCTGTCGGCACCCGGGCTGCCCGGCCCCGGCCAGCCGGTGGGCCCCGGGAGCTGGGCGCCGCCGCTCGACTCTCCGGGCACGCCGTCGCCCGACGGGCCCTGGTGCTTCAGCCCGGAGGGGGCGCAGGGCGCCGGCGGCGCGCGGTTCGCACCGTTTGGCCGGGCGGGCGCGCAGGGCGCGGGGGGCGGCGACCTGCGGCGGCGAGAGGCGGCGCGGGCCGAGGTCCGGGACGCGCGGACCGGCTGGCCAGAGGAGCCGGCCCCGGAGACGCAATTCAAGCGCCGAAGCTGCCAGATGGAGTTCGAGGAGGGCATGGTGGAGGGGCGCGCGCGCGGCGAGGAGCTGGCCGCCCTGGGCAAGCAGGCCAGCTTCTCGGGCAGCGTGGAGGTCATCGAGGTGTCCTGA